The following are from one region of the Rhodopirellula sp. P2 genome:
- a CDS encoding SPFH domain-containing protein, translated as MVGLMMGVGFYAVLKVLVGCLYTVRPDQRAVVTTFGAVKRLGAGSDGQALSDDERERYEYPQVEVIGPGGPYFKLPWQRVHKVSVATQTVDLTWDPSKAQSTIEAVTKDNLTTGVNGQIRYRISENNLYPYLFGVESPLEHVMGYFVSVLRERIANFVDPKGQSLLADAVAETEAIAGTGEEGVESKTSAVELSEGVSINDLRKNLPLLNQYMEEQCRSTTGRYGIELDAALITEIDPPAEVDRALSAINSTRNQVAADISTARADSEQQITMSARAVEIATNNAQAEVAPLHELAGTLISIKSEGGSDCLKAYLRNLRVPLFKRTERIYQTESKIEGKA; from the coding sequence ATGGTTGGTTTGATGATGGGTGTCGGCTTTTATGCCGTGCTCAAGGTTCTGGTCGGGTGTTTGTACACCGTTCGGCCGGACCAGCGTGCGGTGGTCACCACCTTTGGGGCGGTGAAACGCCTCGGAGCGGGGTCCGATGGTCAAGCGCTGTCGGACGACGAGCGTGAACGCTATGAGTACCCGCAGGTCGAGGTGATTGGACCCGGTGGGCCCTACTTCAAGCTGCCTTGGCAGCGAGTGCACAAGGTCAGCGTCGCGACGCAAACGGTGGACCTGACTTGGGACCCGTCCAAGGCTCAGAGCACGATCGAAGCGGTCACGAAAGACAACCTCACCACGGGAGTCAACGGGCAGATTCGCTATCGGATCAGCGAGAACAATCTTTACCCGTATCTGTTTGGGGTGGAGAGCCCGCTCGAGCATGTGATGGGTTACTTCGTGTCGGTTCTGCGTGAGCGAATCGCAAATTTTGTGGATCCCAAGGGGCAAAGTTTGCTGGCCGATGCCGTGGCAGAAACCGAAGCCATCGCCGGAACAGGCGAAGAGGGTGTCGAATCGAAAACGAGTGCCGTGGAGCTATCCGAAGGCGTTTCGATCAACGATCTGCGGAAAAACCTGCCGCTGTTGAACCAGTACATGGAAGAGCAATGTCGTTCAACGACGGGGCGCTATGGCATCGAGCTCGATGCCGCGTTGATCACTGAAATTGATCCTCCCGCTGAAGTCGACCGGGCTCTGTCCGCGATCAACAGCACACGCAACCAAGTCGCCGCCGACATCAGCACCGCGCGTGCCGATTCGGAACAGCAGATCACGATGAGTGCTCGTGCGGTGGAGATCGCGACCAACAATGCACAAGCCGAAGTGGCGCCTTTGCATGAGCTTGCCGGGACATTGATCAGCATCAAATCCGAGGGCGGATCGGATTGTTTGAAGGCTTACCTGCGGAACTTGCGAGTGCCGTTGTTCAAACGCACTGAACGTATTTATCAAACCGAATCAAAGATTGAAGGGAAGGCATAA
- the pheS gene encoding phenylalanine--tRNA ligase subunit alpha has translation MSLDQFLSRLDQLQSDAESAFASASDAAALEEARVMFLGAKKGQLKDIQKMLGGIEKADKPAAGAKLNAVKSAINVALEDAQQNRSGGGDSGADPTFDPTLPGTRPALGHIHPITQTISHLTEIMGRMGFEVAEGPEVEDPWHNFVALNIPEDHPARDPLDNFYLATAKDPSGKSSVSAGDEGSQLLRSQTSTVQIRVMKQVQPPIRIISLGRVYRPDAPDATHFPMFHQMEGLLVDTNVTMANLKTVLRVFANNYLGEDVEIRFRPSFFPFTEPSVEVDFLWNGTWIEFGGAGMIDPNVFAAVGYDPEKVSGFAFGLGVERLCMRRHGITDIRDLYSGDLRFLKQF, from the coding sequence ATGTCACTTGATCAATTCCTCTCCCGACTGGACCAGCTCCAGTCGGACGCTGAATCCGCGTTCGCGTCCGCTTCCGATGCGGCAGCGCTCGAGGAAGCTCGCGTGATGTTTTTGGGGGCCAAGAAAGGCCAGCTCAAAGACATCCAGAAGATGCTCGGCGGAATCGAAAAGGCGGACAAGCCTGCCGCGGGTGCCAAGCTGAATGCGGTCAAGTCGGCGATCAACGTTGCCTTGGAAGACGCCCAGCAGAATCGATCTGGTGGCGGTGATTCCGGGGCGGACCCGACCTTCGATCCAACGCTGCCAGGAACTCGCCCAGCGCTCGGGCACATTCATCCGATCACGCAGACGATCAGTCACCTGACTGAGATCATGGGGCGGATGGGATTTGAGGTTGCCGAAGGCCCGGAGGTGGAAGACCCCTGGCACAACTTCGTCGCCCTGAACATTCCCGAAGATCATCCCGCTCGCGATCCGCTGGACAATTTCTACCTGGCGACCGCGAAAGATCCGTCAGGCAAAAGCTCGGTGAGTGCCGGTGATGAAGGCTCGCAGTTGCTGCGAAGTCAAACCAGCACGGTTCAAATTCGTGTGATGAAGCAGGTTCAGCCGCCGATCCGAATCATTTCGCTCGGGCGTGTCTATCGTCCCGATGCACCGGACGCGACGCACTTTCCGATGTTCCATCAGATGGAAGGGTTGCTCGTCGACACCAACGTGACGATGGCCAATCTGAAGACCGTCCTGCGAGTTTTCGCGAACAACTACCTCGGTGAAGACGTCGAAATTCGCTTTCGTCCGTCGTTCTTCCCGTTCACCGAACCCAGTGTCGAAGTCGACTTCTTGTGGAACGGAACGTGGATTGAATTTGGCGGTGCCGGGATGATTGATCCCAACGTGTTCGCCGCTGTCGGCTACGACCCTGAAAAGGTCAGCGGGTTTGCGTTTGGTCTTGGCGTCGAACGCTTGTGCATGCGGCGTCATGGCATCACCGACATTCGCGATTTGTACAGTGGCGACTTGCGATTCTTGAAACAGTTTTAA
- a CDS encoding DUF1589 domain-containing protein codes for MANCRQSFCTQVGQVVTWHPADALEQSEASSHLTNKLESRQPVTTPGGAWPTEFGERPSEATRRRAAFHTRRPTR; via the coding sequence ATTGCAAATTGCAGACAGAGCTTCTGCACCCAAGTAGGCCAGGTTGTTACCTGGCACCCAGCCGATGCTTTGGAACAAAGCGAGGCGTCCAGCCACCTCACCAACAAGCTCGAAAGCCGCCAACCAGTCACCACGCCAGGCGGGGCCTGGCCTACGGAATTTGGAGAGCGACCTAGCGAAGCAACACGGCGTCGAGCTGCTTTTCACACGAGGCGACCAACTCGTTGA
- a CDS encoding RNA polymerase sigma factor, with protein MSHPASTSAAEDLVDPEASEPDSSGPRTAEWIAEVVDQFQRPLLAYATGMLADRTAAQDAVQETFLQLCRKRPDDLVDRLAPWLFTVCRSRVIDMQRKRSPDRLDPDAVAVIDPAPRPDAVAQDHEAHEQIAASIETLSPRQREVIQLRMQAGLSYREIADVTGMTVSNVGFHLHQAVKSLRDGLAVT; from the coding sequence ATGAGTCACCCGGCCTCCACCTCCGCGGCCGAGGACCTCGTCGATCCAGAAGCGTCTGAACCGGATTCCTCCGGGCCTCGGACTGCCGAGTGGATCGCTGAGGTCGTCGACCAGTTCCAGCGTCCTTTGTTGGCCTACGCCACCGGGATGCTGGCGGATCGCACCGCCGCTCAAGACGCCGTGCAAGAAACGTTTTTGCAATTGTGTCGCAAACGGCCCGACGACTTGGTCGACCGCTTGGCCCCCTGGCTGTTCACCGTCTGCCGCTCACGAGTGATTGACATGCAACGCAAACGATCCCCTGACCGACTGGATCCTGACGCCGTCGCCGTCATCGATCCCGCCCCGCGCCCCGACGCGGTGGCCCAAGACCACGAGGCCCACGAGCAAATCGCGGCTTCGATTGAAACGCTCTCGCCCCGACAACGCGAAGTCATCCAGCTTCGAATGCAGGCTGGACTGAGTTACCGAGAAATCGCTGACGTCACCGGCATGACCGTCAGCAACGTCGGCTTTCATCTTCATCAAGCCGTCAAGTCGCTTCGCGATGGTCTGGCCGTCACCTGA
- the pheT gene encoding phenylalanine--tRNA ligase subunit beta, which yields MLVSWKWLSRYVDLTLPHDELVDRLSLSGLNHEGSETVDGDVVIDLEVTSNRGDCLGHIGVAREIAALTEQKLKIPTIEYQESGSAVDESLAVANEMPEACPRYTARVIRGVKVGDSPEWLQESLKSVGIGVVNNVVDVTNYVMMECGQPLHAFDLAKVSDGKIVVRAGRDKEQLEAIDHRNYDLNDSTCVIADSSDALAVGGVMGGASSEVTEATTEIVLEAAEFVPLSVRRTARRLKLHSPSSFRFERRVDPVGIDWASRRACQLITEIAGGSVAPGVVDTAPEIPARESVLLRPKRVAALLGLEIETAELDKILRSLGCEVSAFADGLQCVPPSWRHDLTREVDLIEEVARIHGYDQIPEDSPIPVAPSSKRRFDTAMERIRGVLTAAGISEAMTPSVVTEKLDLMISPWTKLPALQTRTTMLEGARTLRRSLIPSLLQSRAANWASASLVADLFEIAHVYLPAPAGSDSALLPDETYHIGLIAGEDFFALKGTIETLCDRLGIPGELTVSPVNRDGFAKGGSVELLLVSDDGKAPLQLGFLGFVDDKLVKQWKLTGRVVAAELSADVLVNESRLVPQQRAVSPFPSIQRDLNLVLPESVRWNELSVLVRKAAKERLADLTYRETYRNEKVDGPDKKRVLFSMELQSQTETLSGGDADAIINELVASCEKQLDAVLLR from the coding sequence ATGCTTGTTTCTTGGAAATGGTTGTCGCGATACGTCGACCTGACACTGCCGCACGATGAGTTGGTTGATCGGCTCAGTTTGTCTGGCTTGAATCACGAAGGCAGTGAAACGGTCGACGGCGATGTCGTGATCGACTTGGAAGTCACCAGCAACCGCGGCGATTGCCTGGGGCACATCGGCGTCGCTCGAGAAATCGCGGCGCTGACCGAACAGAAGCTGAAGATCCCAACGATCGAGTATCAAGAGTCGGGCTCGGCGGTGGATGAATCGCTCGCTGTTGCGAACGAGATGCCCGAAGCCTGCCCTCGCTACACCGCTCGCGTCATTCGCGGCGTGAAGGTTGGCGACAGCCCCGAGTGGTTGCAGGAATCGTTGAAGTCCGTTGGCATCGGCGTGGTCAACAACGTTGTCGACGTCACGAACTACGTGATGATGGAATGCGGCCAGCCACTGCACGCGTTTGATTTGGCGAAAGTCAGCGATGGCAAGATTGTGGTTCGCGCCGGCCGAGACAAGGAGCAACTCGAGGCCATCGATCACCGCAATTACGACCTGAATGATTCGACTTGCGTGATCGCGGATTCGTCCGACGCGTTGGCGGTTGGCGGTGTGATGGGCGGGGCGTCGTCTGAGGTCACCGAAGCGACCACTGAGATCGTGTTGGAAGCCGCTGAGTTCGTGCCCTTGTCGGTTCGCCGGACCGCGCGTCGGTTGAAATTGCACAGCCCATCGTCGTTCCGGTTTGAACGTCGCGTGGATCCCGTCGGGATTGATTGGGCCAGTCGCCGAGCATGTCAGTTGATCACCGAGATCGCCGGCGGATCGGTGGCGCCGGGCGTCGTCGACACCGCGCCTGAGATTCCTGCTCGCGAATCCGTGTTGCTGCGTCCCAAACGAGTGGCGGCACTGTTGGGTTTGGAAATCGAAACCGCGGAGCTGGACAAAATTTTGCGTTCGCTCGGTTGCGAGGTTTCCGCCTTCGCGGATGGGTTGCAGTGTGTCCCGCCAAGTTGGCGTCACGATTTGACTCGTGAGGTCGATTTGATCGAAGAGGTCGCACGAATTCATGGGTATGATCAGATCCCGGAAGACTCTCCGATTCCAGTTGCTCCTAGCAGCAAGCGTCGTTTTGACACCGCGATGGAACGCATTCGCGGTGTGTTGACCGCGGCCGGAATCAGCGAAGCGATGACGCCAAGTGTGGTCACCGAAAAGCTCGATTTGATGATCTCGCCGTGGACCAAACTGCCTGCACTGCAAACTCGCACGACGATGTTGGAAGGTGCCCGCACGTTGCGACGATCACTGATCCCAAGTTTGTTGCAAAGTCGCGCCGCGAACTGGGCGTCGGCCAGTTTGGTGGCGGACTTGTTCGAGATCGCTCACGTTTACTTGCCCGCGCCGGCGGGAAGTGACAGTGCGTTGCTGCCGGACGAGACCTATCACATTGGTCTGATCGCTGGGGAAGATTTCTTTGCTCTCAAGGGCACGATTGAAACGTTGTGCGATCGCTTGGGGATTCCTGGTGAGTTGACCGTCAGCCCTGTGAATCGGGATGGGTTTGCCAAGGGCGGTTCGGTCGAGTTGTTGCTCGTCAGTGACGATGGCAAGGCTCCCTTGCAGTTGGGGTTCTTGGGGTTCGTCGATGACAAGCTGGTCAAGCAATGGAAGTTGACAGGGCGTGTCGTGGCAGCGGAATTGTCCGCTGACGTGTTGGTCAATGAATCACGCTTGGTCCCGCAGCAGCGAGCGGTCAGTCCGTTCCCTTCGATTCAGCGTGACCTCAACCTGGTGTTGCCCGAGTCAGTGCGTTGGAATGAACTGTCGGTTCTGGTTCGCAAGGCAGCCAAGGAACGCTTGGCTGATCTGACTTACCGGGAAACCTATCGCAACGAAAAAGTTGACGGGCCCGATAAGAAACGCGTGCTGTTCTCGATGGAATTGCAAAGCCAAACCGAGACGCTCAGTGGCGGTGACGCGGACGCGATCATCAACGAGTTGGTCGCCTCGTGTGAAAAGCAGCTCGACGCCGTGTTGCTTCGCTAG
- a CDS encoding SPFH domain-containing protein, whose amino-acid sequence MDVLGFVPGIVFGMMLIPILLGFARFFGLYCCVAECESQVFTLFGKVLGEIKTPGLQFPLVHFGAKAMLIPFFGKKYVVDTALRQHYLRSQMVNSEEGTPMGVGIWYEMQVQDPTAFLFTNANPDGSLQANVTSSTISTLSNLEMEKMLEDRHSLSRTVRQAVSPLSEKWGYRLGSVYIRKVAFTDRHMVENITEKVVKRLVQVTSAMKQDGENRVGLIKSETALKVSSKMAEAAAARPSVVGEKLNEIAKRDPEILEAVLQVMEAENLLESGASVSVLPSSANVLIQAN is encoded by the coding sequence ATGGATGTTCTTGGTTTTGTTCCCGGCATTGTGTTCGGGATGATGTTGATTCCGATCTTGCTCGGTTTCGCCCGCTTCTTTGGTTTGTATTGCTGCGTCGCCGAGTGCGAGTCGCAGGTGTTCACGTTGTTCGGCAAGGTGCTGGGTGAGATCAAAACGCCTGGTTTGCAATTTCCTTTGGTGCACTTTGGTGCCAAGGCGATGTTGATCCCTTTCTTTGGGAAGAAGTACGTCGTCGACACGGCGCTGCGTCAGCACTACTTGCGCAGCCAGATGGTCAACTCAGAAGAAGGCACACCGATGGGAGTCGGGATTTGGTACGAAATGCAGGTCCAAGATCCGACCGCGTTCTTGTTCACCAATGCGAATCCGGATGGGTCGTTGCAAGCCAACGTGACCAGTTCGACGATCTCGACGCTGAGCAATCTCGAGATGGAAAAGATGCTCGAGGATCGACACAGCCTTTCCCGGACTGTTCGGCAAGCGGTGTCGCCGCTGTCAGAAAAGTGGGGCTATCGGCTGGGGTCGGTTTACATTCGAAAGGTTGCCTTCACCGACCGGCATATGGTCGAGAATATCACCGAAAAAGTCGTCAAACGATTGGTTCAGGTGACCAGTGCGATGAAGCAGGACGGCGAAAACCGTGTGGGTTTGATCAAGAGTGAGACCGCACTGAAGGTGTCCAGTAAGATGGCCGAAGCCGCTGCGGCGCGTCCGAGCGTCGTGGGTGAAAAACTGAACGAGATCGCCAAGCGAGATCCCGAAATCCTGGAAGCGGTGCTTCAGGTGATGGAGGCTGAGAACTTGCTTGAGTCGGGTGCTTCGGTCAGTGTTTTACCAAGCTCGGCGAATGTTTTGATCCAAGCCAACTGA
- a CDS encoding YfbK domain-containing protein has protein sequence MSNSSTSPPWDDPRVTAFVLGELPENEAAQFTEEMNANPELATAVEEARAVTEQVESFFHSAAVPPLESNRVESIVRESETAPADEAPVSAGSAAGTAWFQSRWVQLAVAASIVGILAGLSVPAVHTARETASHQHPAVGTSAADQSGPERLDTMVMNDEMQVEDVEMVYQPFDRSAAKSMPAETKAEGESFGLQAASRVSGISSAAEVTASDASPQEVAEFSLPSANEWESLSRRRAKRADDPMMGMGGMDMEMAGPAMEGMGMMGGGMGGDSMDGVANPRFVRESGSLIAEAPASPVAPKDGALPAPNEPSAGKPMTADFGFTPVPSSAPNQPASDRVALQVLGRSVSESEQEELTRGRAGGLPGMGVPPTPDGEGQGPGMSGDKFEPITENEFRRVTEHPLSTFSIDVDTASYAKVRSYLQRGQLPRPDSVRIEELINYFDYQYTPPSAEDPVPFSSAMAVASCPWNENNRLVRVGIQAKDIDRKERPRCNLVFLIDTSGSMKRPNKLPLVIEGMKVLLEQLKNKDRVAIVVYAGSSGLVLDSTPVKQKQKIVRALSALSAGGSTNGGAGLQLAYQTARENFIEDGVNRVILCSDGDFNVGMTGTDQLVAEATRQSKSGTELTVLGFGMGNHNDAMMERISNSGAGNYAFVDTIAEAKKVLADQVAGTLFTVAKDVKIQIEFNPAVVSAYRLIGYENRILSKEDFNDDKVDAGEIGAGHRVTALYEIAPVGKLPDSIAPDVDPLKYQPSGDADAEEAAQPQDPETFDNSATKEILTLKIRHKPPQGDVSEKLAFPLANESEPFEKADADFQFAAAVAGFGMQLRNSTHAGTWTMDDVIATATDAKGDDEHGLRAEFLELARTAKRLIIND, from the coding sequence ATGTCCAACTCATCCACTTCTCCTCCGTGGGACGACCCTCGCGTCACGGCATTCGTCCTGGGCGAACTGCCTGAGAACGAAGCCGCTCAGTTCACCGAAGAGATGAACGCCAACCCAGAACTCGCCACCGCCGTCGAGGAAGCTCGCGCGGTCACCGAGCAAGTCGAGTCGTTCTTTCACTCCGCGGCGGTCCCACCACTGGAATCCAACCGCGTCGAAAGCATCGTTCGCGAAAGCGAAACGGCTCCAGCCGACGAAGCTCCAGTCTCCGCCGGCTCAGCGGCTGGCACCGCCTGGTTCCAATCCCGATGGGTCCAACTTGCGGTCGCGGCAAGCATTGTTGGCATCCTGGCTGGGCTTTCAGTTCCAGCGGTGCACACCGCCCGCGAAACGGCTTCTCACCAACACCCAGCAGTTGGAACAAGTGCCGCCGATCAATCTGGTCCGGAACGATTGGACACGATGGTGATGAATGACGAGATGCAAGTCGAAGATGTTGAGATGGTTTACCAACCATTCGACCGTTCCGCTGCCAAATCAATGCCAGCGGAAACGAAGGCCGAGGGCGAGTCCTTTGGCTTGCAGGCAGCCAGCCGTGTCTCAGGAATATCGTCTGCCGCCGAAGTCACTGCATCGGATGCAAGTCCCCAAGAGGTTGCTGAATTCTCGCTTCCTTCGGCGAATGAGTGGGAATCGTTGTCTAGAAGGAGGGCCAAGCGAGCTGATGATCCAATGATGGGAATGGGCGGCATGGACATGGAGATGGCTGGCCCGGCAATGGAAGGCATGGGCATGATGGGCGGCGGAATGGGAGGGGACTCGATGGATGGCGTTGCGAATCCTCGCTTCGTTCGTGAAAGTGGCTCCCTGATTGCCGAGGCTCCCGCCTCGCCCGTTGCACCCAAGGATGGGGCGCTGCCAGCTCCCAACGAACCCTCGGCTGGCAAACCAATGACGGCTGACTTTGGATTCACGCCAGTTCCTTCTTCCGCACCCAACCAACCAGCCAGCGACCGAGTTGCCTTGCAAGTGCTTGGACGCAGTGTCTCAGAGAGTGAACAGGAAGAATTGACGCGAGGACGTGCTGGTGGATTGCCAGGCATGGGTGTGCCACCCACGCCCGATGGCGAAGGCCAGGGCCCCGGCATGTCGGGTGACAAATTCGAACCGATCACGGAAAACGAATTCCGACGCGTGACCGAGCATCCGCTCAGCACGTTTTCCATCGACGTTGACACCGCCAGCTACGCGAAAGTCCGCAGCTACCTTCAACGAGGCCAACTGCCACGTCCCGACTCGGTCCGCATCGAAGAACTGATCAACTACTTCGATTACCAGTACACGCCCCCATCGGCTGAAGATCCCGTTCCGTTCTCTTCCGCAATGGCGGTCGCCTCCTGCCCATGGAATGAAAACAATCGGTTGGTGCGAGTTGGCATCCAAGCCAAAGACATCGACCGCAAAGAACGCCCGCGTTGCAACTTGGTGTTCTTGATCGACACCAGCGGATCGATGAAGCGTCCCAACAAATTGCCGTTGGTCATCGAAGGCATGAAGGTGCTGCTCGAACAACTGAAAAACAAAGATCGTGTGGCGATCGTGGTCTACGCGGGCTCTTCGGGATTGGTCCTCGACTCAACCCCGGTCAAGCAAAAACAGAAGATCGTCCGCGCCCTGTCGGCTCTCTCCGCCGGTGGCAGCACCAATGGTGGTGCCGGTTTGCAACTCGCTTACCAAACCGCCCGAGAGAACTTCATCGAGGACGGCGTGAACCGAGTCATCCTGTGCAGCGATGGTGACTTCAACGTCGGCATGACGGGCACCGATCAATTGGTGGCCGAAGCGACTCGCCAATCCAAATCGGGCACCGAACTGACCGTGCTGGGATTCGGCATGGGCAACCATAACGACGCGATGATGGAACGCATCTCCAACTCCGGCGCAGGCAACTACGCTTTCGTCGACACCATTGCCGAAGCCAAAAAGGTCCTCGCGGATCAAGTCGCCGGAACGCTGTTCACGGTCGCCAAAGACGTGAAGATCCAAATTGAGTTCAATCCCGCGGTCGTCTCGGCCTACCGATTGATTGGTTACGAAAACCGGATTTTGTCAAAGGAAGACTTTAACGACGACAAGGTCGACGCTGGTGAAATCGGAGCAGGGCACCGCGTGACGGCTCTGTACGAGATCGCTCCGGTCGGCAAGCTTCCTGACTCCATTGCACCCGATGTCGATCCGCTGAAGTATCAACCCAGTGGCGATGCGGATGCCGAGGAAGCAGCTCAACCTCAAGACCCAGAGACCTTCGACAATTCAGCGACCAAGGAGATCCTAACGCTGAAGATTCGCCACAAGCCACCACAAGGCGACGTCAGCGAGAAGCTCGCGTTTCCGCTGGCCAACGAGAGCGAGCCTTTTGAGAAGGCCGATGCGGACTTCCAGTTCGCAGCCGCAGTCGCCGGTTTTGGGATGCAACTTCGCAACAGCACCCACGCGGGGACCTGGACAATGGACGACGTGATCGCCACCGCGACGGATGCCAAGGGCGATGACGAACACGGCCTCCGAGCCGAGTTCCTGGAACTGGCACGAACCGCGAAACGTTTGATCATCAACGACTGA
- a CDS encoding DUF4184 family protein — MPFTPTHVAAAIPIAWMAKWRLPFSALAIGCMVPDAGVFFPMLFDYESFHSIRGLFIDCVPVGVAAYFVYHLLIKQPAVELLPGPLRTKVRPIADRPVSVEWHSILLVAVCVLVGASTHVLWDSFTHQHRWGSMIAIPFLSTEAFSISGRSVRWYAVAQHLSSLFLLPPMGVFALRWLWKQPEGGPEPKRTRIPDSVTLSVMAVACLLMLVHASWVYAVHSDYGVAFALRQSVMIFGALMIVTLVVYSVIMHTIWSRAEASSPDGQSPS; from the coding sequence ATGCCGTTCACTCCGACTCATGTTGCAGCGGCGATTCCAATCGCGTGGATGGCAAAGTGGCGTTTGCCCTTCTCCGCTCTCGCGATCGGGTGCATGGTGCCCGATGCCGGCGTCTTCTTTCCGATGCTGTTTGACTACGAATCGTTTCACAGCATTCGTGGGCTGTTCATCGACTGCGTTCCGGTCGGCGTCGCCGCGTACTTTGTTTATCACCTGCTGATCAAGCAGCCAGCGGTGGAGTTGCTGCCGGGACCGTTGCGGACCAAGGTGCGACCGATTGCGGATCGTCCGGTTTCGGTTGAATGGCATTCCATTCTGTTGGTCGCGGTTTGCGTTTTGGTCGGTGCGTCGACCCATGTGCTCTGGGATTCGTTCACGCATCAACATCGCTGGGGATCGATGATCGCGATACCGTTTTTGTCAACGGAGGCGTTCTCGATCTCGGGTCGCAGTGTGCGATGGTATGCCGTGGCTCAACACTTGTCGTCGCTGTTCTTGTTGCCACCGATGGGCGTGTTCGCGCTGAGGTGGTTGTGGAAGCAGCCCGAAGGTGGTCCGGAACCCAAGCGAACTCGAATTCCGGATTCGGTCACGTTGTCGGTGATGGCGGTGGCGTGTTTGTTGATGTTGGTTCACGCATCGTGGGTGTACGCCGTGCATTCGGACTACGGCGTTGCATTTGCGCTTCGCCAAAGCGTGATGATCTTCGGTGCGTTGATGATTGTGACGTTGGTTGTTTACAGCGTCATCATGCACACGATCTGGTCTCGTGCGGAAGCGTCGTCACCGGACGGCCAGTCGCCCTCGTGA
- a CDS encoding DUF1589 domain-containing protein, giving the protein MANCRQSFCTQVGQVVTWHSADALEQSEAASNLINKLESRQPVTTPGGAWPTQALARTRKLKKLN; this is encoded by the coding sequence ATTGCAAATTGCAGACAGAGCTTCTGCACCCAAGTAGGCCAGGTTGTTACCTGGCACTCAGCCGATGCTTTGGAACAAAGCGAGGCGGCCAGCAACCTCATCAACAAGCTCGAAAGCCGCCAGCCAGTCACCACGCCAGGCGGAGCCTGGCCTACGCAGGCGCTGGCTCGGACGCGGAAATTGAAAAAGCTCAATTGA
- the aroF gene encoding 3-deoxy-7-phosphoheptulonate synthase: MILILKNGATDDQIDHVIQKVEAMGFQTHLSRGTYRTIIGMIGDESLTTEQQLQSIPGVQQVVPVLPPYKLASREAHPESSVIDVSGVKIGGGNLAMIAGPCSVEDRDRMMRIGESVVKSGANLFRGGAYKPRTSPYAFQGLGEAGLKILREVGDAFGVPVVTEITDPRNVELVAEYSDMLQVGARNMQNFVLLTEVGKSERPVLLKRGMAATIQDLLMSAEYVLSQGNPNVVLCERGIKSFDPSTRNLYDVAAVPVVQGLTHLPIIVDPSHATGRPDLIPPCALAGLAAGADGVHIEVHDCPEEAKSDGAQALLPEQYNEIVEKMAAMANLLGKTISPLPNSTTNNTPPTEALA, translated from the coding sequence GTGATATTGATTCTGAAAAACGGCGCGACCGACGATCAGATCGACCATGTGATCCAAAAGGTCGAGGCGATGGGGTTCCAAACGCACCTCAGCCGCGGGACGTATCGCACGATCATCGGCATGATTGGCGACGAGAGTCTGACCACCGAACAACAGCTTCAATCCATCCCCGGCGTGCAACAAGTCGTTCCTGTTTTGCCCCCTTATAAATTGGCCTCCCGAGAAGCTCACCCTGAATCCAGCGTCATCGACGTGTCGGGAGTGAAGATCGGTGGAGGCAACCTGGCCATGATCGCTGGGCCGTGCAGCGTCGAAGATCGCGACCGGATGATGCGGATCGGCGAGAGCGTCGTGAAATCGGGTGCCAACCTGTTTCGCGGGGGAGCTTACAAGCCGCGGACCAGCCCCTACGCGTTTCAAGGTCTTGGCGAAGCCGGCCTGAAGATCCTGCGGGAAGTGGGCGATGCGTTTGGCGTGCCTGTCGTGACCGAAATCACCGACCCGCGAAACGTGGAGTTGGTGGCGGAGTACTCGGACATGCTGCAGGTCGGTGCCCGCAACATGCAGAACTTTGTGTTGCTGACCGAGGTTGGGAAATCGGAACGCCCCGTTTTGCTCAAACGCGGGATGGCCGCCACGATCCAAGACTTGTTGATGAGCGCCGAGTACGTGCTGTCGCAGGGCAATCCCAACGTGGTCCTGTGCGAACGTGGTATCAAGAGCTTTGATCCCTCCACTCGCAACCTGTATGACGTCGCTGCTGTGCCAGTCGTCCAAGGGCTGACGCACCTGCCGATCATTGTCGATCCGTCGCACGCGACGGGCCGACCTGACTTGATTCCGCCGTGTGCCTTGGCGGGATTGGCCGCGGGTGCCGACGGCGTGCACATCGAAGTCCATGACTGTCCCGAAGAAGCCAAAAGCGATGGGGCGCAAGCCTTGTTGCCTGAACAATACAACGAGATCGTCGAGAAGATGGCCGCCATGGCCAACCTGCTTGGCAAAACGATTTCGCCCCTTCCGAATTCAACCACTAACAACACCCCGCCAACCGAGGCCCTCGCGTGA
- a CDS encoding DUF1589 domain-containing protein, producing the protein MANCRQSFCTQVGQVVTWHPADALEQSEAASNLANKLESRQPVTTPGGAWPTQALARTRKLQMLN; encoded by the coding sequence ATTGCAAATTGCAGACAGAGCTTCTGCACCCAAGTAGGCCAGGTTGTTACCTGGCACCCAGCCGATGCTTTGGAACAAAGCGAGGCGGCCAGCAACCTCGCCAACAAGCTGGAAAGCCGCCAGCCAGTCACCACGCCAGGCGGGGCCTGGCCTACACAGGCGCTGGCTCGGACGCGGAAATTGCAAATGCTCAATTGA